The genome window GGAGAGCCGCTGAAAATCCTGGAGCTGGCCCGTCAGATGATCCACTTTTATGGATTTACAGAAGATGATATTCCTATAAACTTCATAGGCATGCGTCCTGGAGAAAAAGTAAAAGAGAGGCTCTGGAGTGAAGGGGAAAAACCCTCGAAAACTGACTATGCCCGAATCTTCAAGGTAGCCGCCGATTCGGTGAATCTATCTGCAGAGACCGTTTTAAACGCCCTCCGGCCCGTCTGTTATTTTGATGAGTCCCGGAGCGAATTATACAGAAATAGAAAACAGCTGAGAGGCATCCTGAAGGATTTTTTTCCAGGAATAAGGGTACCAGATGACGAACCAGAATATTGAATCCATCCCTTTTGCCCGGCCGTCTTTAGGGCAGGAGGAAGAGGAAGCCGTCCTCAAAGTTCTCAGAAGCGGCTGGTTGACGACAGGCAAGGAAGCCCAGGCTTTTGAAGATGAATTTATCCGGTATACCGGGGCTGCTCATGCTCTGGCTGTGAATTCGGCCACTGCTGGACTGCATCTGATCCTGGAGGCTCTGGGGGTAAAAGAGGGGGACAAGGTTCTCACCAGCAGCTACACCTTCACCGCCACAGCCGAGGTGATCCGTTACTGTGGAGGCGATCCGGTCTTTGTTGATCTGGCTCCTGGAAGCATGAATATGGACCCTAAGGATTGCGAAAAAAAAATCAAAAAACTATTGGATGAGGGACAAAATGTAAAGGGAATACTTCCCGTGCATATTGCCGGGAATCCCGAAGGACTGGAAGAACTCTTTGCTCTGAGCCGCCGCTACGGTCTGTTCCTGGTGGAGGATGCAGCCCACTGTTTTCCCGTTCCCTCAAAAAAAGGGATGATCGGTACCTGGACCGACGCGGGAGTCTATTCTTTCTATGCCAATAAGACAATCACCACAGGAGAGGGAGGCATGATCGTCTTTCAAGATCCTCAATTGAAGGAGAGGATCAGCGCCATGAGGCTCCACGGCATCGATAAATCGGTCTGGGACCGTTATACATCGCTGAAGGCTCCCTGGGAATACGATGTCATTGCCCCGGGGTTCAAATACAACCTCAATGATATTGCGGCCACTATCGGCAGGGTTCAACTCAGAAAAGCCAAGGAGCTTTTGAATAAACGCAAGGCTCTTGTTCAGGCTTATAGAACAAGACTCAAAGACGCTGATTTTCTTGACCTACCAACCTGGAAAGAAGATCATGCCTGGCATTTATTCATCATCAGCCTCAGATTGGACAAGCTCAACATTGACCGGAATCAATTCATGAATATACTAAGAGACAGGGGCATAGGGACTTCGGTTCATTACAAACCTCTTCATATGATGACCTATTACCGTGAACGGTATAAGTTGAAAGAGGAGGATCTGCCCCTTGCTACCGGTTTATACCACAGAGTCATCAGCCTTCCCCTATTCCCCGATATGACAATGGATCAGCTTGAAAGGGTTTGTCAGGTGATCCTTGAAACAGGTGAATCCCATAGAAGCAAAGCAGAGATGGAGAGTGTGAAATAAAAATGGAAGAAGATAAATTCAGGAACAGGCTGGCTGGACTGGTACGTTTTCCCGAAGATATGTCCTCCAAAAAGATGGTTCATGCCCTCCAGGTTAAGGCCGACAAGGCTCCCGGAATCCTCATGGAGATATCGGTTCCCCACCTTCCGTCTCAAGTGCATTTTTTCAAAGCCGATGACATTCCCGGAAAAAATGATCTTCCCTATCCCGATGCGACCATCCCTCTTTTGGCTCATAAGGAAGTTCTCTACACAGGGCAGCCCATCGGGATTTTAACAGGCCCCGACCTGGATGAACTCTTTAAGATCCGGAAAAAAATCAGCATTGAAATATCGGCGATTCCCCCCTTCCCCCCCCGGGAAATAAGAGACCGGAACAACAGTCCCGCCACAAAGACAATCCAGAAGGGGAACCCCTCTAAAGGCTTTGCCAAAGCGGAACGCATCATCGAAGGTGAATACACTCTGGCGATCCCGGAAACACCGGTATATCCCCGTCCGGATGTATTTTGCAACAAAGAGGGAGGTACATACGTCCTCCATCTTCATAGCCAGTGGCCCTCCCTATTGCGGAAACTAACGGCCATGGCCGCGGGTATCAGTCGAAAACAGGTAGAAATGCATTTCAATACCAGCGGTAGGACCTGGGATGCACATATCTGGCAGTCCATTCCTCCCGCGGCCATGGCAGTATGCATAACGAGTATTCTCAGACAACCAGTAAAACTTCTGAACGAAGAGGAAAAGGTCTATCATAAGGAGATCCAGTACCGCTACAAGGCCGGTATGGACGCCCATGGAAAACTGACAGCCCTGGAGGCTCGTATTACCCTGGATACGGGAGCCTATGGATGCTTCGCCACGGAAGTGGCCTCCCGAA of Oceanispirochaeta crateris contains these proteins:
- a CDS encoding DegT/DnrJ/EryC1/StrS family aminotransferase, whose amino-acid sequence is MTNQNIESIPFARPSLGQEEEEAVLKVLRSGWLTTGKEAQAFEDEFIRYTGAAHALAVNSATAGLHLILEALGVKEGDKVLTSSYTFTATAEVIRYCGGDPVFVDLAPGSMNMDPKDCEKKIKKLLDEGQNVKGILPVHIAGNPEGLEELFALSRRYGLFLVEDAAHCFPVPSKKGMIGTWTDAGVYSFYANKTITTGEGGMIVFQDPQLKERISAMRLHGIDKSVWDRYTSLKAPWEYDVIAPGFKYNLNDIAATIGRVQLRKAKELLNKRKALVQAYRTRLKDADFLDLPTWKEDHAWHLFIISLRLDKLNIDRNQFMNILRDRGIGTSVHYKPLHMMTYYRERYKLKEEDLPLATGLYHRVISLPLFPDMTMDQLERVCQVILETGESHRSKAEMESVK